The Bradysia coprophila strain Holo2 unplaced genomic scaffold, BU_Bcop_v1 contig_297, whole genome shotgun sequence DNA window ATTGGTAAATGAGAAATCGTTTCTGTACGTTATACCGAGGTCCTTGACCTCATGCACTCGTTCCAGCAGTCTTCCAGCAGGtattaattgattgatttctaTTCAAAAGTTCGTAAGAAATCTTCTCAATTGTTTATCTTAGACctttttaaatacattttatggACAAACATTCCTATCGATTGTATATGGCGGCTAGAGCTTTAAAAAAGAATCAGTAAACTGTAAAACCAAGGCATTATatcgaaaaaatttgattccTTCGTTCCTTCTTGTTCCATGTTATTCACGAAATTCCACAGAGTCAGATGGAGATTGTTTTGAACACGTAAGGTCTGCCACTTTCCTATCTAAGCTGTTCTCCATGGTTTCTCTGATTTCTGTCAACAGCCATTCAAAATAGCAAACGAAATGATACAAACGGGGAGGAACAGCAGTAACAACTTAGATATGAGATTTTTTACGTGGGCAAAGcagtacaacaaaaataataaaaattcttgGCCAGAACACGAAACTATAATTCACCTGAAACTTCTTCGAAATACGTGGAAAATCCATAACGCACCACACTTCCGCTTTCTAACCACGCGAACAATGTGAACGCTAAAGTCTTTCTTCGATTGTTGGCTCATATAATAAGTTCAATGCTCGAGATATTATACGCCGTCTATACAATCCCGGAAGctaaagtaaataatttaaactCACTCACCCActcattatcaaaaaaaaagaagaagaagaaaacctGGAGAACTTTACAGACCGGTATCCGAAACCATGGAAACATATACCCGCCAAAATCGTGAATATTGAAagtcgaacttttttttttgtttcgttaaaaaaatccttttcacTTTCATGACGCTGCTTTGTAACATCTTCATTCTAACAATGGAAAGACATTTCGTCTGAAAGAAATTCTTCGTCTAGATACTTTCATCCGTTCCGTGCAGTATGCGTAAAGGCAGCACACATCTCAACGGGTTTGTTTGATACGAACTTGAAAATTACACCAACAAAAAAGTTACGTTGATGGAGCAAGCGGTACAATcgataaatattgaatttgataTTCTCTGTGCCGCTGATTTTATACAGACATATATAAGAGCCGCGACTCATGTCTACGTCTACTCAATACCAATGCtacaagaaattatttaatcatttttgatTATATATCGTGTGTGTATACAATGGGAAGCTTTCTTGCATTCTCATTTCCGAATCAGGCTCGAGAGCTTTTTCCACCATACACACACTGCAAATCAATGACTCTTTCAgcatttcatttctttatttttttctttcttttcttttatttttattgaagatttGGTTGCATATTTTATAGTTTGATGATCACGAAAGGGCGTCACACTTTAACTCACCGCCTCTACTCAATATATATCATCGGTATGTGCATATGAAACTGAAACACAGAATTTCTGTggtgaatgaaataaaacgaaaaactacTTTATATTCAGTGAGTTCGCCCGTCATGTGTATGAGATTGTTCGTAACGAACTAAAAATGATGGGAAAAAAGAGTTTGTTTCGGTTTATTACATTTTCTCGCTCATCCGATGCGCTCGTTTCgaccaaatatttttctcttttcgtaATTGCGGCGTTGGAGCCGAGAACGTTTCGTGGCGTGAAGCTTTTTCCAAGTTGTTTTTGTATTCGAAAACTCTCCAGAGAATCGGAATTCTTGAGTCGGACTTTTTTCGTATTGGGATGTTTCGCGTTTTTCAATTCAGTTATGTAAACTCAAAGAGTACATAGGATCATTGTTGTTCTCGCTGAAGATGTAAATTATTTCTTATTCTCTTTGTTCCAATTCAATGACGATGATTTGGTACATAGGAAATGCTTTCAAGTTGTGTTTTCAAAGCGGAAATtttgctttgaataaaaaaacaaattcggaTAGGAGACAGTAGATCCTCTTGAAAGACTATACTCTCGCcgcattacaatttttaattcgttTGACCGCGAAAGAAACACAAAACCCAACTCCGTTCTAATGCCACATTGAACCAgccaaaatcaataaatcgatAAATTCTACTTGACTCGTTTTGTCCTTATTTTCGTATGCACAACCAACGGGCCAATTAATAAACGTATAAACTCGATACCGTCGAAGTCTACATCGAATTCAGTTGCAAAATGttgcaaatttgatattttttacctcatataaaatatgagaCACAATGTGACGAGTTGGAAATTTGACGagttggaaatttatttgttctAATGGTTCCATGTGTGCAAAGAGTTCATTCTGCTTTGTCGTTTGCTgcatttcaacgatttttttttctcttttcgttCTCTTGGgttagacaaatttttttccgattcttttatttttctgttacaCTCTCTACGGTCAGGTAATCAGACACCCAGCCAATGTTTCCACGAAATTAACGAACCACAGAAATGTGTGCATTTATAAAAAGattatcgattttttatcTGCGCTTTTCCTTGTACCTTCTTTCCAACATCAAATGATATTGTCTGCTCACGGTAAAGTCGTATACGTAAATATAAAGTCGTATATGCGACTGTCGACTGTTTGGGTTGTTAGGGTTCACAGTATGCatgatttttaattcattcatGGGTGaaattcgtttgttttaaatttcgtacATGCTGTCAACAGCTGGCTGGCTGGTTTGATGTATCAAGGTAAAATTGTTGCTTGATATGGACTGTTTGGTTGGTTACAGTTAATAAAGACTTTATTCATCATTCCTATGAATTATCGAAAGTGTCTGCACACAAAGTGGTGTTGATATGCAATGCAAATCGTGCAGTGTTCTTAGAAtacttttatttgatttgattggaTTTGTTCGTTTAGAGACCTcactaacagccttttacgACCAATAGgtctgaattcacagtcataCGTGACGGttcacatttcaaacaataggGCATATGATGAAtctattgtttgaaatgtcaagaGTCATGTACACGTAGACAAAACGGGGTGAAAATGGATGACTGTGAGGCCACCCTAACACATGGAATCCGAACCACAGGTTTAACGTGACTTTTGAACCACGtctcgaagtatgcgaatactATGTGATGAAGGCTATGTGCTTAATTGAcattccgcctaaatgtatgcTAGACATATACACACAAATTAATCGTATTTAGATTGTAcgtcatacgagtcattcagtgtgtgcatcattgcagccaccaaacatAATGCAACTACCCAATTTATGAAGCTTGGGTGAGCTACATGACGTTACCAATGCTAATctctagaaaaattccattttggtggaaggctagtacgtaaccactgaTCCATACCGTTCGTTAAACTTAGTCTTTCACAAACGGTACAAGTAAGCTTACAACAATGGAAGAAGAATGTCTTAAAAAtcttaaatctgctacttcttttgatcaacgtattttcaacagattggtccgaaatcttttacttcacttattttaacatttgtgTTGCTGCATAAAACTACATTAGCCGAAACACAACACTCATTTCTGTCGTttctgtcgataacaaatttatcaaaattcattGCTTTTGTTTCACCCTTCCCCGTCGTCACACGAAAAGACTCAAAATTGACCCAAGTTTGACGTCATTTGTGAACAGTCCCTAACTAAGCTTTGGTCAACTGAAGCAAGTTTTCCTTCCTCTCTTATTTCCAAAAGACCGGAAAGTGTGTTGACCGTATACCAATAACCATAACCATCAATTTTACCTGTTTCTCATGATTAGAATTCCACTTGGAGAAAATGATTCGAGGCAAAGACATTCCTATCCTCTaagcaatttgtttttcttcaacGTGGTGTTCGAAACTTAACCTTGGGTATATTGAAAAACTATCCGGAAAACTAGTATCGTAACCGTTTAGATTGcagcaaaaattgattgatgaaTCCGATGAAAATAAATGGATTTCTACTTACAATATTAATATTGCGAGTAGCTTCCGTTGACACaacattaaatattcaatttaacatTGAATGTTTATtcataatgaaaaaaacaGAGTCTAACGAAGATATCaacaattatttatatttttcattcgtaaaaCTTGTTCGTctgcataatatttataccTCAGACATATGTATGCGAGCATCTCAACAGTCTATCATTGTTCTTAATGCAAATTCTTTTAAGTAATTAAGTGGAAATTGTACACAACATATAATATGCAACCCAGTAcagttctctttttttttacttttaaaagaaaaaagaagccACAACAAgtttgtaaattaattaaaactaTAATTATcatgttttatttataatagTACAAATTCTGTAATTATATGGAACGATGCAGTCGAGAAATGGGAAAGAGCTGCCGATTAATGAGTGAATTTAATGtgagataaataaaaatttgattttcaaaactttcgTTGAGGCTTTTTAGAGAAAAACGGTATGTGCAACTCGGCGATAAATGCCTTATTTAGCCTGTTCATGCCTAAACAGTATTCGAGTGCACCCGGGTGAAAATATAGGCGTtaatacactatttgcaccaaGGCAACGCACTTCATACAAAAGTGCTTagagtgacagctgtcaaatagagtactattttgtatgaaaaatggttcgaaatttttttaaagtgtttGACCAGTATATGTCCATTTTCAGTAGTATGTTTAGAGTACAACacaggaaaattgattttcacaaCTCAGGCGAGAAAATGGTTAAACAACaccatcgaaatgaaatttttaacactttttcCACCTTGTTGATCAAAATACtattttcatacctaggacccgtccaatatgaaaaatactattcctaccacggactaaaagtctttggCGCCTttggctctgtctggaaacctctcacacgctaaaaaagacttttagtcctaggtacgaaatgtactatttcctTTTACAATTCGGCCTGACAGTTGGTTGTCACGACAAAgctaaattgatttttatgcgTGCGGTGTggttaaccttattttctcccctcaacTGGCCGTGAGAAAATTGcgtttaaactaaaaaaaaaaaaataaggagCAAATTACGCTGGTAAATCTAGTCCCGAATATTTCCGGAGTGtgaatttcaataaaagttGTAAATAGTCTATGTCTACCATAGATATTATAAGTTATATTATGGCATTAGATATCTCTTGTCAACCCGAAACAAAGACGAACAAAGTCATTTTCTTATCGCATGTCAAAACGGTTAACTTAACATTAATTTTTCGGAAGAACAACTCGACAACAATATTTCACCTTACTCGAACACATTTTAGTTATCATCTGTTTTCGtcagcaacgacaaaaatcgaatgaagtacaagactATTTTAAGCAAAAGAAGCAACAGATTTGATAAAAGAATGACTTCAAATCAAATCGCGAATCTATTTTCTTGTGCTTATATCATTCGAAGCTGAATTGTGACGATATACAGTGGGAAACATTTTGATGTAACTGAAACCAAcgttaagaggcatcggtactTAGCTTAAATTATAGCCTAAatttgcgtgtttcgtattttctttttaatgatatcttttcatcagaatcctttttgcaaaatgtacgaccgcaattccgaccacgaatacGTTAGCtgtacactgacaaaaaagtttcgaaaaactcacctgtagtaggtaactttgtcttcaggtaatctacattatctgtcacagcagtattttttgtatggggcgctacagctgtggcagctattgtagattacgtggagacaaagttacctgatacaggtgagtttttcgaaacttttctGTCATTCTTCTCAAActactacaaccaaatcttttttctgttgaaagctaacacatttgtggtcggaattgcggtcgtacatttttgaaaaaggattctggtggaaagataacatcaaaagaaaactaaaatccagtatttaaaaaacgcctaaatgtatgcttttcagaaAAGTACCGGGgccttttaattttgtttgtctgTTACGTAACAAATTCAGTCCAGTGGCTCTtaaccacgcctcgaagtatgcaaacACTATCTGATGAAAGTTAGTTGTGGAACAGATAActcgcctaaatgtatgcTAGCCAACAAGCACATGGAATTGTCTAAtacgggaatcgaacccggatcattttggtggaaggctacGTAACCACTGATCATGAGCCATCCTGTCCGTTTCCATGGTATAGTTAAACAATCGAAACACTAACTAGTGTCTCTGCTTTGCTAAGTCGTGATAAGTACATTGTCACGTGTTCGGTTCGCACATGAATGTAGCACAAAGTAGCACTGTGAGTTTAATGAAAACAATACGTTGATCAgcgaaacaaatgaaattatttcataTTATTCTGTGGGACTATAAACCAAATGGAGCAATTGAAtgcaatttcataaattaaacGAAAGGTCAATCAAAATCTATTATACCTTTAGCAAACAAGTTTTATAATGCGTTGTTATGCCCGCTAATTACCCATTAATGTTGTATAGTCACATAACCAGTTCATAAATAGtcataatgaaaatgaaaaactattcttatTGGGGGTCATTCATTAAATACGTCAATTTACAAAGAGGATCTAGATTGTTCAATTGTGACACGAAAAATTAGGGAGATAAAGGTTCAAGAAAATAGTAGCCGGGGGAAGGGGTGGtctacaaaaattcttttaaaaaaactcgGATGTCATTTGTGAATCAACCCCAGTCACAATTCATTTCTTAACTATAGCACCTTGATTGGGAAAGCCAGTTGCAATAAATTGTACAAATGCaatctcacatcaaagttgTTAGTTCACCACGATGGATGCGTTCGCACTAATTTCTTTATCTGCGGTGTTACTTTCGAGTACAAGTTGTGTAAATTCACTGGAATTGAAAAGTGTTGAAGAAGGCAGCTGTGGTACATATCCTTCACTTCCTATCAACATGACTTGGGTCGGTatgcaatttaatttcaaaaattaaattactttCGTGAATCAGCTCTCAGTTGAAAAAGTCGATGTAAAGGTCATGACGCGACGCATCCTACGCGAATCAATTTGTATCAGACGGAGCTCAAGGCTAAATTTCTTCCTTTTCGCTATTTTCAGTTATTACAAAATGCtgcaaatataaaatattttggcgGAGGTAGCAAGTACAATGTATATTCGGCTACCGCTCAGCTCCCCAACTTGTTCCCTTCGCTGAGAGAATTTGAGCTGTACTACGACTCGTGTTTCGAAGGTACTATAAATCTATCAAGTGGAATAGGCTCACTCTATGGATTCGGAGAACTGTTAGGTGATTTCAAAATCCGTCCAGGCGATCCTGAAACTGAACCGACAGCTCtttatttcgttaaaattggTCAGCCCCAGCTCACACTACGACATCAAGTTACACTAACCGATTACAAAAGCTTCATTTTCTTCGCCAACTGTTGGACGGATAGCAATCAACGGGCATGGAGTTTCGCAACGTTTAAACCGAATCTAGACGAAGAAGCTATACGAATGATTGAAGCACATGCAGAGCAGTTAGGATTTCAGagggaaaattttgttttcttccgtTATGACACTTGTCCATCTTCTGAAGAAGATGTCAGtcacaattaaattattacttttttG harbors:
- the LOC119078921 gene encoding uncharacterized protein LOC119078921; protein product: MDAFALISLSAVLLSSTSCVNSLELKSVEEGSCGTYPSLPINMTWLLQNAANIKYFGGGSKYNVYSATAQLPNLFPSLREFELYYDSCFEGTINLSSGIGSLYGFGELLGDFKIRPGDPETEPTALYFVKIGQPQLTLRHQVTLTDYKSFIFFANCWTDSNQRAWSFATFKPNLDEEAIRMIEAHAEQLGFQRENFVFFRYDTCPSSEEDVSHN